From Bordetella flabilis, the proteins below share one genomic window:
- a CDS encoding CYTH and CHAD domain-containing protein has translation MSEQELKLHVPRASRAAVERELKQAGAERVSLHAMYFDTPGRELARARVAIRLRREGRNWIQTLKTPGANAITRVEINHPRPGPILDLSVYAGTEVQDTLAGLKGELGLRYETDVIRLLRKSRTRYGTVEIAYDSGLLRAGELELPICEVEFELMSGRPAAIFAATRTWQARHGLVLDPRSKSERGDALAQLAHTLAQPDLGEEARTAAIAQFWGPRSAKPVRLSSDMTPAQALGVAAGECLDQVARNAAMLAEVDTLDRYSAGQPEHVHQLRVGMRRLRSAWRLFRGWAQLPPQTMQDALRAHFAHFGANRDQDVLQESIIPALVKAGMPTFPIPDDGAPPETAQVNAASTAFQAWLLDMLEWSLDVRPEDGQSQQPAAASAPQAGDAASGSRGPVRRAPPAAPALARGSSRLAVASVAVQPGAGNDGSTGKQADAGSPGNDADAAPGAGPARAEGKHGGSVDGGTADRGTNDGGGIPAGHAAAPLQPTIIPLNPPRESRPLQVLLARRLRKWHKQVLGEGAVFADLEIPARHELRKRAKRLRYGLSFAESLLPAAKMRDYRRRLAAVQDVLGEMNDLAVAHDLYRQWSSRYPQAWFALGWISARQEKLVTEAQRAFKKLGEAKRFWK, from the coding sequence ATGTCGGAACAGGAACTGAAGCTGCACGTGCCCAGGGCGTCCCGCGCGGCCGTCGAGCGGGAACTCAAACAGGCCGGGGCCGAGCGCGTGTCGCTCCATGCCATGTATTTCGATACCCCGGGACGCGAACTGGCCCGCGCACGGGTGGCGATACGGCTGCGCCGGGAAGGGCGCAACTGGATCCAGACGCTGAAAACGCCCGGGGCCAACGCCATTACCCGGGTAGAAATAAACCATCCGCGCCCCGGCCCGATCCTGGACCTGTCCGTCTATGCCGGCACCGAGGTGCAAGACACGCTGGCCGGCCTCAAGGGCGAATTGGGACTGCGCTACGAAACCGACGTGATCCGGCTGCTGCGCAAGTCGCGCACGCGCTATGGGACGGTGGAAATCGCCTATGACAGCGGGCTGTTGCGCGCGGGCGAGCTGGAACTGCCCATCTGCGAAGTGGAGTTCGAACTGATGTCCGGCCGTCCGGCGGCCATCTTCGCCGCGACGCGTACCTGGCAGGCCCGTCATGGACTGGTGCTCGATCCGCGCAGCAAATCCGAACGCGGCGACGCCCTGGCCCAGCTGGCCCATACGCTGGCGCAGCCGGACCTGGGCGAAGAGGCGCGCACGGCCGCCATCGCGCAATTCTGGGGCCCCCGCTCTGCCAAGCCGGTGCGGCTGTCATCCGATATGACGCCCGCGCAGGCCCTCGGCGTGGCAGCCGGGGAATGCCTGGACCAGGTGGCCCGCAACGCCGCCATGCTGGCGGAGGTCGATACGCTGGATCGCTACAGCGCGGGCCAACCGGAGCACGTGCATCAGTTGCGGGTCGGCATGCGGCGCCTGCGCTCGGCATGGCGCCTGTTCAGGGGCTGGGCGCAGTTGCCGCCCCAGACCATGCAGGACGCCCTGCGCGCGCATTTCGCGCACTTCGGTGCGAACCGGGACCAGGATGTCCTGCAGGAGTCGATCATTCCGGCCCTGGTGAAGGCCGGTATGCCGACCTTTCCCATCCCCGACGACGGGGCGCCGCCCGAGACCGCGCAGGTGAACGCCGCCAGCACGGCATTCCAGGCCTGGCTGCTGGACATGCTGGAATGGAGCCTGGACGTGCGGCCGGAGGACGGGCAGTCGCAGCAGCCGGCGGCCGCGAGTGCGCCGCAAGCCGGCGACGCCGCATCCGGCTCACGCGGCCCCGTGCGCAGGGCGCCGCCCGCCGCGCCCGCGCTGGCTCGCGGATCATCGCGCCTGGCCGTCGCCAGCGTTGCCGTGCAGCCCGGCGCGGGGAACGACGGCAGCACCGGGAAACAGGCCGACGCCGGCAGCCCCGGGAACGATGCCGATGCGGCGCCCGGCGCGGGTCCGGCGCGCGCCGAGGGCAAGCATGGCGGTTCCGTGGATGGCGGCACGGCCGATCGCGGCACGAACGATGGCGGCGGGATCCCGGCAGGCCACGCCGCCGCCCCGCTGCAGCCGACCATCATTCCGCTCAACCCGCCGCGCGAGTCCCGTCCCTTGCAGGTCTTGCTGGCGCGGCGCCTGCGGAAATGGCATAAGCAGGTACTGGGCGAAGGCGCCGTTTTCGCCGATCTGGAGATCCCCGCGCGGCATGAGCTGCGCAAGCGCGCCAAGCGCCTGCGCTATGGCCTGAGCTTTGCCGAGTCGCTGCTGCCGGCGGCCAAGATGCGCGATTACCGCCGCAGGCTGGCGGCCGTGCAGGACGTGCTGGGGGAGATGAATGACCTGGCGGTGGCCCATGACCTGTACCGCCAATGGAGCAGCCGCTATCCGCAGGCCTGGTTCGCGCTGGGCTGGATCAGCGCGCGCCAGGAGAAGCTGGTGACCGAAGCCCAGCGGGCTTTCAAGAAGCTGGGCGAAGCGAAGCGGTTCTGGAAGTAG
- the thiL gene encoding thiamine-phosphate kinase yields the protein MLGVGDDCALFAVPAGMHVATSTDLLIEGRHFFADVDPRALGHKSLAVNVSDLAAMGAQPIGCLLGLALPQVREPWLAAFADGFHAMALAAGCPLIGGDTTGNPGGLAISVTVFGAVYPQAALRRDAARPGDDIWVSGVLGEADIAYRLLSGQMPADDALLARTRAALEWPQPRYALGQALAGLAHAAIDISDGLLQDLGHILRASGVGARLRMDDLPVSPALAGLPADRLRHAVLAGGDVYELCFTAPAAHGDAIRAAATHAGVAVSRIGVIDADEALVVLDADGAPLPDLPRGFDHFRST from the coding sequence ATGTTGGGCGTAGGCGACGACTGCGCGCTTTTTGCCGTGCCCGCCGGCATGCACGTGGCCACCAGCACCGACCTGCTGATCGAGGGGCGGCATTTCTTCGCGGATGTCGATCCTCGGGCACTGGGCCACAAGTCGCTGGCGGTCAATGTATCCGACCTGGCCGCCATGGGCGCCCAGCCCATCGGCTGCCTGCTGGGCCTGGCGCTGCCCCAGGTGCGTGAACCCTGGCTGGCTGCTTTCGCGGACGGCTTCCATGCCATGGCGCTCGCGGCCGGGTGCCCGCTCATCGGCGGCGACACCACCGGCAATCCCGGCGGCCTGGCCATCAGCGTGACCGTATTCGGCGCGGTCTATCCCCAGGCGGCGCTGCGCCGTGACGCCGCGCGGCCCGGCGACGATATCTGGGTGTCGGGCGTGCTGGGCGAGGCCGACATTGCCTACCGGCTGCTCAGCGGCCAGATGCCGGCGGACGACGCCTTGCTGGCCCGCACCCGCGCGGCGCTGGAATGGCCGCAGCCGCGCTATGCGCTCGGCCAGGCGCTGGCCGGCCTGGCCCACGCCGCCATCGATATTTCCGACGGCCTGCTGCAGGACCTGGGGCATATCCTGCGCGCCAGCGGGGTCGGCGCCCGCCTGCGCATGGACGACCTGCCCGTGTCGCCGGCCCTGGCGGGGTTGCCGGCGGACCGGCTGCGGCATGCAGTGCTGGCCGGCGGCGATGTCTACGAACTTTGTTTTACCGCGCCCGCGGCACACGGCGACGCCATACGCGCCGCCGCGACGCACGCCGGCGTCGCGGTCTCCCGCATCGGCGTCATCGACGCCGATGAAGCGCTGGTCGTGCTCGACGCCGACGGCGCGCCCCTGCCCGATTTGCCGCGGGGTTTCGACCACTTCCGATCCACATGA
- the ribH gene encoding 6,7-dimethyl-8-ribityllumazine synthase has translation MNPYTLSPDLNGEGLHIGIVRARFNEEIGQAELEACLEELEKLGVDERDVMLVTVPGALELGVTLARMAETYEFDALIALGAVIRGETYHFEIVSNEMAAALTRISIETGIPIANGVLTTDTDEQAEARAPGKGRDCAQVAVEMANLVAALEPETDDEDEEDEDFDEEDDDDRS, from the coding sequence ATGAACCCCTATACCTTATCCCCCGATCTGAACGGCGAGGGGCTGCACATCGGCATTGTCCGCGCACGCTTCAACGAGGAGATCGGCCAGGCCGAACTCGAGGCCTGCCTGGAGGAACTCGAAAAACTCGGCGTGGACGAGCGTGATGTCATGCTGGTGACCGTGCCGGGCGCGCTGGAACTCGGCGTTACGCTGGCCCGCATGGCCGAGACCTATGAATTCGACGCGCTGATCGCCCTGGGCGCCGTCATCCGTGGCGAGACCTACCACTTCGAGATCGTCAGCAACGAGATGGCCGCCGCGCTCACCCGTATCTCCATCGAGACCGGCATTCCCATCGCCAACGGCGTGCTCACCACCGATACGGACGAACAGGCCGAAGCGCGCGCGCCTGGCAAGGGCCGCGATTGCGCCCAGGTCGCGGTGGAAATGGCCAATCTGGTGGCCGCCCTCGAGCCGGAGACGGACGACGAGGACGAAGAAGACGAAGATTTTGACGAAGAAGACGATGACGACCGCTCCTGA
- the pyrF gene encoding orotidine-5'-phosphate decarboxylase, which produces MNFKEKLDRAWLTSGSLLTVGLDPDPGRLPRELDGQPDAIFRFCRDIVDATAPYACSFKPQIAYFAANRAEDQLEALCDHIRTRHPDRPIVLDAKRGDIGTTAEQYAREAFERYQADCVTVSPYMGLDSVEPYLRWTDRGVFVLCRTSNPGGSDLQFLKTESGEPLYLHVAGLVADKWNAQGQCGLVVGATYPTELAAVRQRVGDGVPLLVPGIGAQGGDVTATVTNARNAMGTGMLINSSRAILYASSGKDWREAAGKAAADLRDAINAVR; this is translated from the coding sequence ATGAACTTCAAAGAAAAGCTCGATCGCGCCTGGCTAACGTCCGGCTCCCTGCTCACCGTGGGACTGGACCCGGATCCGGGCCGCCTGCCGCGCGAGCTGGACGGCCAGCCGGACGCCATCTTCCGCTTCTGCCGCGACATCGTCGACGCCACGGCGCCCTACGCCTGCAGCTTCAAGCCGCAGATCGCGTACTTCGCCGCCAACCGCGCCGAGGACCAGCTGGAAGCCCTGTGCGACCACATCCGCACGCGGCACCCGGACCGCCCTATCGTGCTGGACGCCAAGCGCGGCGATATCGGCACCACGGCGGAACAGTACGCCCGCGAGGCGTTCGAGCGCTACCAGGCCGACTGCGTCACGGTCAGTCCCTACATGGGCCTGGACTCCGTCGAACCCTATCTGCGCTGGACCGATCGCGGCGTGTTCGTCCTGTGCCGCACGTCGAACCCCGGCGGTTCGGACCTGCAGTTCCTGAAGACCGAAAGCGGCGAACCGCTCTACCTGCATGTGGCCGGGCTGGTGGCTGACAAATGGAACGCCCAAGGGCAATGCGGGCTGGTGGTGGGCGCGACCTACCCGACGGAACTGGCCGCCGTGCGCCAGCGCGTGGGCGACGGCGTGCCGCTGCTGGTGCCCGGCATCGGCGCCCAGGGCGGCGACGTAACCGCCACGGTCACCAATGCGCGCAATGCCATGGGTACGGGGATGTTGATCAATTCATCGCGCGCGATCCTGTACGCGTCCAGCGGCAAGGATTGGCGCGAGGCAGCCGGCAAGGCGGCCGCCGACCTGCGCGACGCCATCAACGCCGTGCGCTAG
- a CDS encoding diacylglycerol kinase yields MTPTPQHSPYKSTGGVRRIFNALRYSMQGLRAAIRYEAAFRQELVLAILLIPAAFFLGRSVIEVFILIMSVVLVLVAELLNSAIEALADALSVEMHPLLGRAKDLGSAAVLLLLIFTVAVWAGVAIGRFAH; encoded by the coding sequence ATGACGCCCACACCGCAGCACTCACCCTACAAAAGCACCGGCGGCGTGCGCCGCATCTTCAATGCGCTGCGTTATTCGATGCAGGGCCTGCGCGCCGCCATCCGCTACGAGGCCGCCTTTCGCCAGGAACTGGTGCTGGCCATCCTGCTGATTCCAGCGGCCTTTTTCCTGGGCCGATCGGTGATCGAGGTGTTTATCCTGATCATGTCGGTGGTCCTCGTCCTGGTCGCCGAACTGCTGAATTCGGCCATCGAGGCGCTGGCCGACGCGCTTTCCGTGGAAATGCACCCCTTGCTGGGGCGGGCCAAGGACCTGGGCAGCGCCGCGGTACTGCTGCTTTTGATTTTCACGGTGGCGGTCTGGGCGGGCGTGGCCATCGGCCGCTTCGCGCATTGA
- a CDS encoding CinA family protein yields MTMLDTQVIDLARMLGKELARRNWMMGTAESCTGGLLAGAITAVPGSSGWFDRGFVTYTNEAKVVDLEVSPDTLNLYGAVSEPVAQEMASGVLLASRMSHVAVSTTGIAGPEGGTPGKPVGMVCFGFAVRAGDGITTRAATHVFPGDRTQVREQAVMFALRGVLETIGASAEMPSPTLA; encoded by the coding sequence ATGACGATGTTGGATACCCAAGTAATCGACCTTGCCAGGATGCTGGGCAAGGAACTGGCGCGGCGCAACTGGATGATGGGAACTGCCGAATCCTGCACCGGGGGCTTGCTGGCGGGCGCCATCACGGCGGTGCCGGGTTCCAGCGGCTGGTTCGACCGGGGCTTCGTGACCTACACCAATGAAGCGAAGGTGGTCGATCTGGAAGTCTCGCCGGATACCCTTAACCTGTACGGCGCGGTCAGCGAACCGGTGGCCCAGGAAATGGCCAGCGGGGTGCTGCTGGCCTCGCGCATGTCCCATGTGGCCGTCTCCACCACCGGCATCGCCGGGCCGGAAGGCGGCACGCCGGGCAAGCCGGTGGGGATGGTGTGCTTCGGTTTCGCGGTGCGCGCCGGCGACGGCATCACCACCCGCGCCGCCACGCATGTGTTTCCCGGCGACCGTACCCAGGTGCGCGAACAGGCCGTGATGTTCGCGTTGCGCGGCGTACTGGAAACCATCGGGGCCAGCGCGGAGATGCCCAGCCCGACCCTGGCCTGA
- the ribBA gene encoding bifunctional 3,4-dihydroxy-2-butanone-4-phosphate synthase/GTP cyclohydrolase II, with amino-acid sequence MSAQPNSVAPAPEAESFGIASVSEIIAELRAGRIVILVDEEDRENEGDLVMAAEFVTPEAINFMVTHGRGLVCLTLTEERCRQLDLPLMASRNGTRFGTNFTVSIEAAVGVETGISAADRARTIRVAVARDAKPEDLVQPGHIFPVRAVPGGVLVRAGHTEAGCDLTAMAGLTPAAVICEILKPDGAMARLPDLVSFARAHGLKIGTIADLIQYRSEHESIVQRLGARPMQTAWGEFQAVAYRDTATQSIHLALVHGAIDPQRETLVRVHEPASILDVLDTGASGHSWGVAQALQAIAAAPAGVVVLMNCEAGGEHVSAQIAAWNEAADATREARGGDRLGLRTYGIGAQILRDLNVGQMKLLARPRKMPSMAGFSLSITGYDCDPPASPVR; translated from the coding sequence ATGTCCGCCCAGCCGAACTCCGTCGCACCCGCCCCCGAAGCTGAATCGTTCGGCATCGCCTCGGTCTCCGAGATCATCGCCGAACTTCGTGCCGGCCGCATCGTCATCCTGGTGGACGAAGAAGACCGCGAAAACGAGGGCGACCTGGTCATGGCGGCCGAATTCGTCACGCCGGAGGCCATCAACTTCATGGTGACGCACGGCCGGGGCCTGGTCTGCCTGACGCTGACGGAAGAACGCTGCCGCCAGCTGGACCTGCCCCTGATGGCGTCCCGCAACGGGACTCGCTTCGGCACGAATTTCACCGTGTCCATTGAAGCGGCCGTCGGTGTCGAGACCGGTATTTCGGCGGCCGACCGTGCCCGCACGATCCGCGTGGCCGTCGCCCGCGACGCCAAGCCGGAGGACCTGGTCCAGCCCGGCCACATCTTCCCCGTGCGCGCCGTGCCGGGCGGTGTGCTGGTGCGCGCCGGCCACACCGAGGCCGGCTGCGACCTGACTGCCATGGCCGGGCTGACGCCCGCGGCCGTCATTTGCGAAATCCTGAAGCCCGACGGCGCGATGGCGCGCCTGCCGGATCTCGTTTCCTTCGCGCGCGCCCATGGACTGAAGATCGGCACCATCGCCGACCTGATCCAATACCGCAGCGAACACGAATCCATCGTCCAGCGCCTGGGCGCGCGGCCCATGCAGACGGCCTGGGGCGAGTTCCAGGCCGTGGCGTACCGCGATACCGCCACCCAGTCCATCCACCTGGCGTTGGTCCACGGCGCAATAGACCCGCAGCGCGAGACCCTGGTCCGCGTACACGAGCCGGCCTCCATCCTGGACGTGCTCGATACCGGCGCCAGCGGCCACAGCTGGGGTGTCGCCCAGGCCTTGCAGGCGATCGCGGCGGCGCCGGCCGGTGTGGTCGTCCTGATGAATTGCGAGGCCGGGGGCGAACACGTGTCGGCGCAAATCGCCGCCTGGAACGAAGCGGCCGACGCCACCCGCGAAGCACGCGGCGGCGACCGTCTGGGCTTGCGCACCTACGGCATCGGCGCGCAGATCCTGCGCGACCTGAACGTCGGCCAGATGAAGCTGCTGGCGCGTCCGCGCAAAATGCCCAGCATGGCCGGCTTTTCCCTGTCCATTACAGGTTACGATTGCGACCCTCCTGCGTCCCCGGTACGCTAG
- a CDS encoding NAD(P)/FAD-dependent oxidoreductase, with product MPTPPFHAPPHRVVIVGGGAGGLELAARLGRAHGPACVTLVDERPFHIWKPSLHEAAAGTLDIHQEGLSYLMLAHMCHFSFVLGRMQRVDRTNRTVSVQSVVDASGVPIIPERALPYETLVLAIGSISNFYGTPGAAEHAITLDSTESAEQFRLTLLKAMIQVDQAKVHDPTARLNIVIVGGGATGVELAVELHEASHVIGAYGLPSFRPERDLSITVLEGAPRILAALPEKLARAAHARLAELGIKVQTGRRVAEVTAQDVRTEDGVHFDAHLCLWAAGIQGPAVLRELDLPVNRIGQLEVNERLETADPYVLAFGDCAAAPWKGHGTVPARAQAAHQQATYLARKIGLRIRGLPEAPGGYVYKDHGSLVSLGQGAGVGSLMGKLAGRGLFVSGTLARFMYMSLHLMHHRALLGIWRTACLALGRVLLRRTRPRVKLH from the coding sequence ATGCCGACCCCTCCCTTCCATGCCCCACCCCACCGCGTCGTGATCGTGGGTGGCGGCGCCGGAGGACTCGAACTGGCGGCCAGGCTGGGCCGCGCCCATGGACCGGCCTGTGTCACGCTGGTGGACGAGCGCCCCTTCCATATCTGGAAGCCGTCCCTGCACGAGGCAGCGGCCGGTACGCTCGATATCCACCAGGAAGGCCTGTCGTACCTGATGCTGGCACATATGTGCCACTTCTCCTTCGTCCTGGGACGCATGCAGCGCGTCGATCGCACCAACCGCACGGTCAGCGTGCAGTCGGTGGTGGATGCCTCCGGCGTCCCCATCATCCCGGAACGCGCGCTCCCCTACGAAACGCTGGTGCTGGCCATCGGCAGCATATCGAACTTCTATGGCACGCCCGGCGCGGCCGAACATGCCATCACCCTGGACTCCACCGAAAGCGCGGAGCAGTTCAGGCTGACGCTGTTGAAGGCGATGATCCAGGTCGACCAGGCGAAGGTGCACGATCCGACGGCGCGCCTGAACATCGTCATCGTGGGCGGCGGCGCCACCGGTGTGGAGCTGGCGGTGGAACTGCACGAGGCCAGCCACGTCATCGGCGCGTACGGGCTGCCCAGTTTCCGGCCGGAACGCGACCTGAGCATCACCGTGCTCGAAGGCGCGCCTCGCATCCTCGCGGCCTTGCCGGAAAAGCTGGCGCGCGCCGCCCATGCGCGCCTGGCGGAACTTGGCATCAAGGTCCAGACGGGGCGACGCGTGGCCGAAGTCACGGCGCAAGACGTGCGGACCGAAGACGGCGTCCATTTCGACGCTCACCTGTGCCTGTGGGCGGCCGGCATCCAGGGCCCGGCCGTATTGCGCGAACTGGATCTGCCGGTCAATCGCATCGGCCAACTGGAAGTCAACGAACGGCTCGAAACGGCGGACCCCTACGTGCTGGCCTTCGGCGACTGCGCGGCCGCCCCGTGGAAGGGTCATGGCACCGTTCCGGCCCGAGCACAGGCGGCGCACCAGCAGGCCACCTACCTGGCGCGCAAGATCGGCCTGCGCATACGCGGGCTGCCGGAAGCGCCCGGCGGCTATGTCTACAAGGACCACGGGTCGCTGGTGTCGCTGGGCCAGGGCGCCGGCGTGGGCAGCCTGATGGGCAAGCTGGCCGGCCGGGGCCTGTTCGTAAGCGGTACACTGGCGCGGTTCATGTACATGAGCCTGCACCTGATGCACCACCGGGCCCTCCTGGGCATCTGGCGCACCGCCTGCCTGGCCCTGGGCCGCGTGCTGCTGCGCCGGACACGCCCCCGCGTAAAACTGCATTGA
- the ftsY gene encoding signal recognition particle-docking protein FtsY yields the protein MLRFFKKKPPAPVPEPAQAPPPADPAGQAAPVPAPSVDAPPAPPEATPAPPPWPQGHAEAIDLQDASAGVPQQSPVFPTPAPHTEAPLQPAAPVEAEAPAPAEPAAARTSWLQRLKQGLSRTGQSIGGLFVGVKVDENLFEELETALIMADAGMEATQKLLTALRARVKKDRLEDATQVREALRQILADHLRPLERRFDLARAKPLVVMIAGVNGAGKTTSIGKLANTFQRQGASVLLAAGDTFRAAAREQLMEWGARNNVTVIAQEGGDPAAVAFDAVNAARARGAGVVMVDTAGRLPTQLHLMEELKKIRRVIAKADSAAPHEVLLVVDGNTGQNALAQIRAFDAAINLTGLVVTKLDGTAKGGTLAAVAAGSQGVRPVPVYWIGVGERLEDLQPFVADEFAAALLGMSA from the coding sequence ATGCTGAGATTCTTCAAGAAAAAACCGCCCGCGCCCGTCCCTGAACCGGCGCAGGCCCCCCCGCCCGCCGATCCGGCCGGCCAGGCCGCACCCGTTCCCGCCCCGTCCGTCGACGCGCCCCCGGCACCTCCCGAGGCAACGCCAGCGCCGCCGCCCTGGCCGCAGGGCCATGCCGAGGCCATCGACCTGCAGGATGCCTCCGCGGGCGTGCCGCAACAATCGCCCGTGTTCCCCACGCCGGCCCCCCATACCGAAGCGCCCTTGCAGCCGGCGGCGCCGGTCGAGGCCGAAGCCCCCGCCCCAGCGGAGCCGGCGGCGGCCAGGACGTCCTGGCTGCAACGCCTCAAGCAGGGCCTGTCGCGCACGGGCCAGAGCATTGGCGGCCTGTTCGTGGGCGTCAAGGTCGACGAGAACCTCTTCGAGGAGCTCGAAACCGCGCTCATTATGGCCGATGCCGGTATGGAGGCCACGCAAAAGCTCCTGACCGCGCTGCGCGCCCGGGTCAAGAAAGACCGCCTGGAAGACGCCACGCAGGTGCGCGAGGCCTTGCGGCAGATCCTGGCCGACCACCTGCGGCCGCTGGAGCGTCGCTTCGACCTGGCGCGCGCCAAACCGCTGGTGGTCATGATTGCCGGCGTGAACGGGGCCGGCAAGACCACGTCGATCGGCAAGCTGGCCAATACCTTCCAGAGGCAGGGCGCCAGCGTCCTGCTCGCCGCCGGGGATACCTTCCGCGCGGCGGCGCGCGAGCAGCTCATGGAATGGGGCGCCCGCAACAACGTCACGGTCATCGCCCAGGAAGGCGGCGACCCGGCGGCGGTGGCTTTCGATGCGGTGAACGCCGCGCGCGCCCGGGGGGCGGGCGTGGTGATGGTGGATACGGCGGGCCGCCTGCCCACGCAGTTGCACCTGATGGAAGAGCTGAAGAAAATCCGGCGCGTGATCGCCAAGGCCGACAGCGCGGCGCCGCATGAGGTCCTGCTGGTGGTCGACGGCAATACTGGCCAGAATGCGCTGGCCCAGATCCGCGCCTTCGATGCCGCCATCAATCTCACCGGTCTGGTGGTCACCAAGCTGGACGGCACGGCCAAGGGCGGCACGCTGGCGGCCGTGGCGGCCGGCAGCCAGGGCGTGCGCCCCGTGCCGGTGTACTGGATCGGCGTGGGCGAACGCCTGGAAGACCTGCAGCCCTTCGTCGCCGACGAATTCGCCGCGGCTTTGCTCGGCATGTCCGCCTGA
- the nusB gene encoding transcription antitermination factor NusB gives MTTAPDQAAQARANARSARRRAREFALQGVYAWLLRGGEGTQDAGEIDAHLRDAEDFPEADAQWFKTLLHGVLREAPNLRERFTPFIDRPLNELSPVEHGILLIGSYELVHHVEVPYKVAINEAVELAKSFGGTDGFKFVNGVLDKLAAVVRPHEVRAAPRR, from the coding sequence ATGACGACCGCTCCTGATCAAGCCGCGCAGGCGCGCGCCAATGCGCGCAGCGCCCGCCGGCGCGCGCGCGAGTTCGCCCTGCAGGGTGTCTACGCCTGGCTGCTACGCGGCGGCGAGGGCACCCAGGATGCCGGCGAAATCGATGCGCACCTGCGCGACGCCGAGGACTTCCCGGAAGCCGATGCGCAGTGGTTCAAGACGCTGCTGCACGGCGTCCTGCGTGAAGCACCCAACCTGCGCGAACGGTTCACGCCTTTCATCGACCGTCCGCTGAACGAGCTGTCGCCCGTCGAGCACGGCATTCTCCTGATCGGCAGCTACGAGCTGGTGCATCACGTCGAGGTGCCTTACAAGGTCGCCATCAACGAGGCCGTCGAACTGGCCAAGTCGTTCGGCGGCACGGATGGCTTCAAGTTCGTCAATGGCGTGCTGGACAAGCTGGCCGCCGTGGTGCGTCCGCACGAAGTACGCGCGGCTCCACGCCGCTAG
- a CDS encoding phosphatidylglycerophosphatase A, translating to MRERQRVAYPSFAWICGAPSRFVAFGLGSGLVRPASGTWGTVLAWLIWLAVARWFSDPVLGLLLALALAYGCWACHRAGQELNAPDHVGMVWDEMVAFWLVLWLTPGGWIAQTCAFVLFRIFDIAKPPPIRYFDARMKNGVGVMWDDLLAAAYTLLVMAIAVRFGAFQ from the coding sequence ATGCGCGAACGCCAGCGCGTGGCCTATCCTTCCTTCGCGTGGATCTGCGGCGCTCCATCGCGCTTCGTCGCGTTCGGCCTGGGTTCCGGGCTGGTGCGTCCCGCTTCGGGCACCTGGGGCACGGTTCTGGCCTGGCTGATCTGGCTGGCGGTCGCGCGCTGGTTCAGCGATCCCGTCCTGGGCCTGCTTCTTGCTTTGGCGCTCGCCTATGGTTGCTGGGCCTGCCATCGGGCGGGCCAGGAACTGAATGCCCCGGATCATGTCGGTATGGTCTGGGACGAGATGGTGGCGTTCTGGCTGGTGCTGTGGTTGACACCAGGGGGCTGGATCGCGCAGACCTGCGCCTTCGTGCTGTTCCGGATCTTCGATATCGCCAAGCCGCCGCCTATCCGCTATTTCGACGCCCGCATGAAGAACGGTGTCGGCGTCATGTGGGACGATCTTCTGGCGGCGGCCTATACGCTGCTGGTCATGGCAATCGCTGTGCGTTTCGGAGCCTTTCAATGA